A window from Drosophila subobscura isolate 14011-0131.10 chromosome O, UCBerk_Dsub_1.0, whole genome shotgun sequence encodes these proteins:
- the LOC117897379 gene encoding transmembrane protein 245 isoform X1 — MNRSEPIPIRRERSFDSVMNRLFRTRSQNHESFRAAMYNFLFVLGVCAFVAVCFILGPFVRPLLWAFLMGAVLFPFKRRLAESVHSWFQRLEERDSNVLVSIFLSPVEATEHCGRLLIGWLCEHWQLLLAGCGVASCIKLLVLYAPKGFIYAIWHWLTFSHGLFVRVIGFLNVFVIIALVLIYLSCVHFFWSPENSTQFVIAGQSMWIAIAGYLSSFLGALQVPVFLLVMAYVTASTAYHLKGSEGSGSYLERLKLLFDKNDFERSLSNFSLCGKASSERPVSAETLQSDVEDISLSDTVDSTDTFDVKPNETAEGHQSGTLLKLLLYACLANVLYRNIWMVILAAVPVLLHLIYKFGAYTGITDFVCGKINELYLGLRSWAIEHHSAVLPLCLPGVLELNYRIHTIVRDSLKSSVESVTSILMIIAMLFCIIILSVFFCVNIYSETIEVAYLTKDLINKTITDRPELIDILPANMQASIDDALDNAHHYGRRKIETYIDDWLADADKVHATKLKEQILDVWDRLIQYWVDFNKRGDSYGPRVPTDALKSTFGEIVDNPGHFKELVLVAKQGIIGWAQSNTQTILEVAESLWHIIRTNISMIMGVTGEILSLVLSGGQACIEFILDMIVFFTALFYLLSSSKEKYAPLQITKYLGYSTSGTKIVDGMENSITVVLVSMFKCSIFTGLFTWLVHTVFGARIVFLPSALAAILAAAPFLGSYWCAVPAFLELWLAQDRFYAGLILFLLQFFVPSTFETAIYADLKGGGHPYLNGLAIAGGMYWIGWQGAILGPLMLCFFIGIFEVAALAMRSNQDPPRRSSEEEATRTTSSNETNPKRAIINEEKPALPLPAGKPVELRIITKTLQLQPQTS; from the exons ATGAACCGCTCGGAGCCCATTCCCATACGACGCGAGCGATCCTTCGACAGCGTGATGAATCGCCTGTTCCGCACACGCTCCCAGAACCATGAGAGCTTTCGCGCGGCAATGTACAACTTTCTGTTCGTGTTGGGCGTGTGCGCCTTTGTGGCTGTCTGCTTCATCCTCGGACCCTTTGTGCGCCCGCTGCTGTGGGCCTTCCTCATGGGCGCCGTGCTCTTTCCATTCAAGCGTCGGCTAGCGGAGAGCGTACACAGCTGGTTCCAGCGGCTGGAGGAGCGCGATTCCAATGTGCTGGTATCCATATTTCTGTCCCCCGTGGAGGCGACGGAGCACTGCGGCCGCTTGCTAATCGGTTGGCTCTGCGAGCACtggcaactgctgctggccggctGCGGTGTGGCAAGTTGCATCAAGCTGTTGGTGCTGTACGCGCCCAAGGGTTTCATCTACGCCATCTGGCACTGGCTCACCTTCTCGCATGGTTTATTTGTGCGCGTTATTGGCTTCCTCAATGTCTTTGTG ATTATCGCCCTCGTGCTGATATACCTAAGCTGTGTGCACTTCTTCTGGAGTCCAGAGAACAGCACACAATTTGTCATCGCTGGACAGTCCATGTGGATCGCGATAGCCGGCTACTTGAGCAGCTTTCTGGGCGCCCTGCAAGTGCCCGTCTTCCTGCTGGTCATGGCGTACGTGACGGCCTCCACGGCGTACCATTTGAAAGGTAGCGAAGGCTCCGGCTCGTATTTGGAACGCCTGAAGTTGCTGTTCGACAAGAACGACTTTGAGCGTTCGCTGAGTAATTTTAGTCTTTGTGGAAAGGCGAGCAGCGAGCGGCCGGTGTCCGCGGAGACGTTGCAGTCGGATGTGGAGGATATATCACTGAGCGACACGGTAGACTCCACGGATACGTTCGATGTGAAGCCGAATGAAACCGCGGAGGGCCATCAGAGCGGCACGCtgttgaagctgctgctgtacgcCTGCCTGGCCAATGTGCTGTACCGAAACATTTGGATGGTCATCCTGGCAGCcgtgccagtgctgctgcatttgatCTACAAATTCGGAGCGTACACGGGCATCACggactttgtgtgtggcaagatCAATGAGCTGTATCTGGGCTTGAGG TCCTGGGCCATTGAACATCATTCTGCTgtgctgccgctctgcctgCCGGGTGTGCTGGAACTCAACTATCGCATCCACACGATTGTGCGCGATTCGTTAAAGTCTTCGGTGGAGTCAGTCACCTCCATACTCATGATCATTGCCATGCTCTTCTGCATCATCATTTTGAGCGTGTTCTTTTGCGTCAACATTTATTCGGAGACCATCGAGGTGGCCTACCTGACAAAAGATCTAATTAACAAGACGATCACAGACCGTCCTGAGCTAATTGATATTTTGCCCGCCAACATGCAGGCGTCCATCGATGATGCGCTAGACAATGCGCACCATTATGGTCGCCGTAAGATTGAGACCTACATTGACGATTGGCTGGCAGACGCGGACAAGGTGCACGCCACCAAGCTCAAGGAGCAAATACTCGATGTGTGGGACAGACTCATACAGTATTGGGTGGACTTTAACAAGCGAGGCGACTCCTACGGGCCACGTGTGCCCACGGATGCGCTGAAGAGCACTTTTGGCGAAATTGTTGATAATCCAG GACATTTTAAAGAGCTAGTTTTAGTGGCGAAACAGGGTATCATCGGCTGGGCGCAGAGCAACACGCAAACCATACTGGAGGTGGCCGAGTCCCTGTGGCACATTATACGCACGAATATCTCGATGATTATGGGCGTGACTGGGGAGATCCTGTCGCTGGTGCTGTCTGGCGGTCAAGCGTGCATTGAGTTTATTCTGGATATG ATCGTCTTCTTCACCGCTTTGTTCTACCTCCTCTCGAGCAGCAAGGAAAAGTATGCGCCGCTTCAGATCACCAAGTACCTGGGCTACTCCACCTCTGGCACTAAGATTGTCGATGGCATGGAGAACTCCATCACGGTGGTGCTTGTCTCCATGTTCAAGTGCTCCATATTTACGGGCCTGTTCACGTGGCTGGTCCACACGGTGTTTGGTGCGCGAATTGTCTTTCTGCCCTCTGCGCTGGCAGCCATTCTGGCAGCGGCGCCATTTCTGGGCAGCTACTGGTGTGCGGTGCCCGCGTTTCTGGAACTCTGGCTGGCCCAGGATCGCTTCTATGCGGGTTTGatattgtttctgctgcagtTCTTTGTGCCCTCCACATTCGAAACGGCCATCTATGCGGATCTGAAGGG cgGTGGACATCCGTATCTCAATGGTCTGGCCATAGCGGGTGGCATGTACTGGATCGGCTGGCAGGGTGCCATATTGGGTCCCCTCATGCTGTGCTTCTTCATTGGCATCTTCGAGGTGGCCGCCTTGGCCATGCGCTCGAATCAGGATCCCCCCAG GCGCAGCTCAGAGGAGGAAGCCACGCGCACCAC CAGCTCCAACGAAACGAACCCCAAACGAGCCATAATAAACGAGGAAAAACCAGccttgccgctgcctgctggaaAACCTGTTGAGCTGAGAATTATAACCAAAACTTTACAGCTGCAGCCGCAAACCAGTTGA
- the LOC117897379 gene encoding transmembrane protein 245 isoform X3: MNRSEPIPIRRERSFDSVMNRLFRTRSQNHESFRAAMYNFLFVLGVCAFVAVCFILGPFVRPLLWAFLMGAVLFPFKRRLAESVHSWFQRLEERDSNVLVSIFLSPVEATEHCGRLLIGWLCEHWQLLLAGCGVASCIKLLVLYAPKGFIYAIWHWLTFSHGLFVRVIGFLNVFVIIALVLIYLSCVHFFWSPENSTQFVIAGQSMWIAIAGYLSSFLGALQVPVFLLVMAYVTASTAYHLKGSEGSGSYLERLKLLFDKNDFERSLSNFSLCGKASSERPVSAETLQSDVEDISLSDTVDSTDTFDVKPNETAEGHQSGTLLKLLLYACLANVLYRNIWMVILAAVPVLLHLIYKFGAYTGITDFVCGKINELYLGLRSWAIEHHSAVLPLCLPGVLELNYRIHTIVRDSLKSSVESVTSILMIIAMLFCIIILSVFFCVNIYSETIEVAYLTKDLINKTITDRPELIDILPANMQASIDDALDNAHHYGRRKIETYIDDWLADADKVHATKLKEQILDVWDRLIQYWVDFNKRGDSYGPRVPTDALKSTFGEIVDNPELVLVAKQGIIGWAQSNTQTILEVAESLWHIIRTNISMIMGVTGEILSLVLSGGQACIEFILDMIVFFTALFYLLSSSKEKYAPLQITKYLGYSTSGTKIVDGMENSITVVLVSMFKCSIFTGLFTWLVHTVFGARIVFLPSALAAILAAAPFLGSYWCAVPAFLELWLAQDRFYAGLILFLLQFFVPSTFETAIYADLKGGGHPYLNGLAIAGGMYWIGWQGAILGPLMLCFFIGIFEVAALAMRSNQDPPRRSSEEEATRTTSSNETNPKRAIINEEKPALPLPAGKPVELRIITKTLQLQPQTS, encoded by the exons ATGAACCGCTCGGAGCCCATTCCCATACGACGCGAGCGATCCTTCGACAGCGTGATGAATCGCCTGTTCCGCACACGCTCCCAGAACCATGAGAGCTTTCGCGCGGCAATGTACAACTTTCTGTTCGTGTTGGGCGTGTGCGCCTTTGTGGCTGTCTGCTTCATCCTCGGACCCTTTGTGCGCCCGCTGCTGTGGGCCTTCCTCATGGGCGCCGTGCTCTTTCCATTCAAGCGTCGGCTAGCGGAGAGCGTACACAGCTGGTTCCAGCGGCTGGAGGAGCGCGATTCCAATGTGCTGGTATCCATATTTCTGTCCCCCGTGGAGGCGACGGAGCACTGCGGCCGCTTGCTAATCGGTTGGCTCTGCGAGCACtggcaactgctgctggccggctGCGGTGTGGCAAGTTGCATCAAGCTGTTGGTGCTGTACGCGCCCAAGGGTTTCATCTACGCCATCTGGCACTGGCTCACCTTCTCGCATGGTTTATTTGTGCGCGTTATTGGCTTCCTCAATGTCTTTGTG ATTATCGCCCTCGTGCTGATATACCTAAGCTGTGTGCACTTCTTCTGGAGTCCAGAGAACAGCACACAATTTGTCATCGCTGGACAGTCCATGTGGATCGCGATAGCCGGCTACTTGAGCAGCTTTCTGGGCGCCCTGCAAGTGCCCGTCTTCCTGCTGGTCATGGCGTACGTGACGGCCTCCACGGCGTACCATTTGAAAGGTAGCGAAGGCTCCGGCTCGTATTTGGAACGCCTGAAGTTGCTGTTCGACAAGAACGACTTTGAGCGTTCGCTGAGTAATTTTAGTCTTTGTGGAAAGGCGAGCAGCGAGCGGCCGGTGTCCGCGGAGACGTTGCAGTCGGATGTGGAGGATATATCACTGAGCGACACGGTAGACTCCACGGATACGTTCGATGTGAAGCCGAATGAAACCGCGGAGGGCCATCAGAGCGGCACGCtgttgaagctgctgctgtacgcCTGCCTGGCCAATGTGCTGTACCGAAACATTTGGATGGTCATCCTGGCAGCcgtgccagtgctgctgcatttgatCTACAAATTCGGAGCGTACACGGGCATCACggactttgtgtgtggcaagatCAATGAGCTGTATCTGGGCTTGAGG TCCTGGGCCATTGAACATCATTCTGCTgtgctgccgctctgcctgCCGGGTGTGCTGGAACTCAACTATCGCATCCACACGATTGTGCGCGATTCGTTAAAGTCTTCGGTGGAGTCAGTCACCTCCATACTCATGATCATTGCCATGCTCTTCTGCATCATCATTTTGAGCGTGTTCTTTTGCGTCAACATTTATTCGGAGACCATCGAGGTGGCCTACCTGACAAAAGATCTAATTAACAAGACGATCACAGACCGTCCTGAGCTAATTGATATTTTGCCCGCCAACATGCAGGCGTCCATCGATGATGCGCTAGACAATGCGCACCATTATGGTCGCCGTAAGATTGAGACCTACATTGACGATTGGCTGGCAGACGCGGACAAGGTGCACGCCACCAAGCTCAAGGAGCAAATACTCGATGTGTGGGACAGACTCATACAGTATTGGGTGGACTTTAACAAGCGAGGCGACTCCTACGGGCCACGTGTGCCCACGGATGCGCTGAAGAGCACTTTTGGCGAAATTGTTGATAATCCAG AGCTAGTTTTAGTGGCGAAACAGGGTATCATCGGCTGGGCGCAGAGCAACACGCAAACCATACTGGAGGTGGCCGAGTCCCTGTGGCACATTATACGCACGAATATCTCGATGATTATGGGCGTGACTGGGGAGATCCTGTCGCTGGTGCTGTCTGGCGGTCAAGCGTGCATTGAGTTTATTCTGGATATG ATCGTCTTCTTCACCGCTTTGTTCTACCTCCTCTCGAGCAGCAAGGAAAAGTATGCGCCGCTTCAGATCACCAAGTACCTGGGCTACTCCACCTCTGGCACTAAGATTGTCGATGGCATGGAGAACTCCATCACGGTGGTGCTTGTCTCCATGTTCAAGTGCTCCATATTTACGGGCCTGTTCACGTGGCTGGTCCACACGGTGTTTGGTGCGCGAATTGTCTTTCTGCCCTCTGCGCTGGCAGCCATTCTGGCAGCGGCGCCATTTCTGGGCAGCTACTGGTGTGCGGTGCCCGCGTTTCTGGAACTCTGGCTGGCCCAGGATCGCTTCTATGCGGGTTTGatattgtttctgctgcagtTCTTTGTGCCCTCCACATTCGAAACGGCCATCTATGCGGATCTGAAGGG cgGTGGACATCCGTATCTCAATGGTCTGGCCATAGCGGGTGGCATGTACTGGATCGGCTGGCAGGGTGCCATATTGGGTCCCCTCATGCTGTGCTTCTTCATTGGCATCTTCGAGGTGGCCGCCTTGGCCATGCGCTCGAATCAGGATCCCCCCAG GCGCAGCTCAGAGGAGGAAGCCACGCGCACCAC CAGCTCCAACGAAACGAACCCCAAACGAGCCATAATAAACGAGGAAAAACCAGccttgccgctgcctgctggaaAACCTGTTGAGCTGAGAATTATAACCAAAACTTTACAGCTGCAGCCGCAAACCAGTTGA
- the LOC117897379 gene encoding transmembrane protein 245 isoform X4: MNRSEPIPIRRERSFDSVMNRLFRTRSQNHESFRAAMYNFLFVLGVCAFVAVCFILGPFVRPLLWAFLMGAVLFPFKRRLAESVHSWFQRLEERDSNVLVSIFLSPVEATEHCGRLLIGWLCEHWQLLLAGCGVASCIKLLVLYAPKGFIYAIWHWLTFSHGLFVRVIGFLNVFVIIALVLIYLSCVHFFWSPENSTQFVIAGQSMWIAIAGYLSSFLGALQVPVFLLVMAYVTASTAYHLKGSEGSGSYLERLKLLFDKNDFERSLSNFSLCGKASSERPVSAETLQSDVEDISLSDTVDSTDTFDVKPNETAEGHQSGTLLKLLLYACLANVLYRNIWMVILAAVPVLLHLIYKFGAYTGITDFVCGKINELYLGLRSWAIEHHSAVLPLCLPGVLELNYRIHTIVRDSLKSSVESVTSILMIIAMLFCIIILSVFFCVNIYSETIEVAYLTKDLINKTITDRPELIDILPANMQASIDDALDNAHHYGRRKIETYIDDWLADADKVHATKLKEQILDVWDRLIQYWVDFNKRGDSYGPRVPTDALKSTFGEIVDNPVAKQGIIGWAQSNTQTILEVAESLWHIIRTNISMIMGVTGEILSLVLSGGQACIEFILDMIVFFTALFYLLSSSKEKYAPLQITKYLGYSTSGTKIVDGMENSITVVLVSMFKCSIFTGLFTWLVHTVFGARIVFLPSALAAILAAAPFLGSYWCAVPAFLELWLAQDRFYAGLILFLLQFFVPSTFETAIYADLKGGGHPYLNGLAIAGGMYWIGWQGAILGPLMLCFFIGIFEVAALAMRSNQDPPRRSSEEEATRTTSSNETNPKRAIINEEKPALPLPAGKPVELRIITKTLQLQPQTS; the protein is encoded by the exons ATGAACCGCTCGGAGCCCATTCCCATACGACGCGAGCGATCCTTCGACAGCGTGATGAATCGCCTGTTCCGCACACGCTCCCAGAACCATGAGAGCTTTCGCGCGGCAATGTACAACTTTCTGTTCGTGTTGGGCGTGTGCGCCTTTGTGGCTGTCTGCTTCATCCTCGGACCCTTTGTGCGCCCGCTGCTGTGGGCCTTCCTCATGGGCGCCGTGCTCTTTCCATTCAAGCGTCGGCTAGCGGAGAGCGTACACAGCTGGTTCCAGCGGCTGGAGGAGCGCGATTCCAATGTGCTGGTATCCATATTTCTGTCCCCCGTGGAGGCGACGGAGCACTGCGGCCGCTTGCTAATCGGTTGGCTCTGCGAGCACtggcaactgctgctggccggctGCGGTGTGGCAAGTTGCATCAAGCTGTTGGTGCTGTACGCGCCCAAGGGTTTCATCTACGCCATCTGGCACTGGCTCACCTTCTCGCATGGTTTATTTGTGCGCGTTATTGGCTTCCTCAATGTCTTTGTG ATTATCGCCCTCGTGCTGATATACCTAAGCTGTGTGCACTTCTTCTGGAGTCCAGAGAACAGCACACAATTTGTCATCGCTGGACAGTCCATGTGGATCGCGATAGCCGGCTACTTGAGCAGCTTTCTGGGCGCCCTGCAAGTGCCCGTCTTCCTGCTGGTCATGGCGTACGTGACGGCCTCCACGGCGTACCATTTGAAAGGTAGCGAAGGCTCCGGCTCGTATTTGGAACGCCTGAAGTTGCTGTTCGACAAGAACGACTTTGAGCGTTCGCTGAGTAATTTTAGTCTTTGTGGAAAGGCGAGCAGCGAGCGGCCGGTGTCCGCGGAGACGTTGCAGTCGGATGTGGAGGATATATCACTGAGCGACACGGTAGACTCCACGGATACGTTCGATGTGAAGCCGAATGAAACCGCGGAGGGCCATCAGAGCGGCACGCtgttgaagctgctgctgtacgcCTGCCTGGCCAATGTGCTGTACCGAAACATTTGGATGGTCATCCTGGCAGCcgtgccagtgctgctgcatttgatCTACAAATTCGGAGCGTACACGGGCATCACggactttgtgtgtggcaagatCAATGAGCTGTATCTGGGCTTGAGG TCCTGGGCCATTGAACATCATTCTGCTgtgctgccgctctgcctgCCGGGTGTGCTGGAACTCAACTATCGCATCCACACGATTGTGCGCGATTCGTTAAAGTCTTCGGTGGAGTCAGTCACCTCCATACTCATGATCATTGCCATGCTCTTCTGCATCATCATTTTGAGCGTGTTCTTTTGCGTCAACATTTATTCGGAGACCATCGAGGTGGCCTACCTGACAAAAGATCTAATTAACAAGACGATCACAGACCGTCCTGAGCTAATTGATATTTTGCCCGCCAACATGCAGGCGTCCATCGATGATGCGCTAGACAATGCGCACCATTATGGTCGCCGTAAGATTGAGACCTACATTGACGATTGGCTGGCAGACGCGGACAAGGTGCACGCCACCAAGCTCAAGGAGCAAATACTCGATGTGTGGGACAGACTCATACAGTATTGGGTGGACTTTAACAAGCGAGGCGACTCCTACGGGCCACGTGTGCCCACGGATGCGCTGAAGAGCACTTTTGGCGAAATTGTTGATAATCCAG TGGCGAAACAGGGTATCATCGGCTGGGCGCAGAGCAACACGCAAACCATACTGGAGGTGGCCGAGTCCCTGTGGCACATTATACGCACGAATATCTCGATGATTATGGGCGTGACTGGGGAGATCCTGTCGCTGGTGCTGTCTGGCGGTCAAGCGTGCATTGAGTTTATTCTGGATATG ATCGTCTTCTTCACCGCTTTGTTCTACCTCCTCTCGAGCAGCAAGGAAAAGTATGCGCCGCTTCAGATCACCAAGTACCTGGGCTACTCCACCTCTGGCACTAAGATTGTCGATGGCATGGAGAACTCCATCACGGTGGTGCTTGTCTCCATGTTCAAGTGCTCCATATTTACGGGCCTGTTCACGTGGCTGGTCCACACGGTGTTTGGTGCGCGAATTGTCTTTCTGCCCTCTGCGCTGGCAGCCATTCTGGCAGCGGCGCCATTTCTGGGCAGCTACTGGTGTGCGGTGCCCGCGTTTCTGGAACTCTGGCTGGCCCAGGATCGCTTCTATGCGGGTTTGatattgtttctgctgcagtTCTTTGTGCCCTCCACATTCGAAACGGCCATCTATGCGGATCTGAAGGG cgGTGGACATCCGTATCTCAATGGTCTGGCCATAGCGGGTGGCATGTACTGGATCGGCTGGCAGGGTGCCATATTGGGTCCCCTCATGCTGTGCTTCTTCATTGGCATCTTCGAGGTGGCCGCCTTGGCCATGCGCTCGAATCAGGATCCCCCCAG GCGCAGCTCAGAGGAGGAAGCCACGCGCACCAC CAGCTCCAACGAAACGAACCCCAAACGAGCCATAATAAACGAGGAAAAACCAGccttgccgctgcctgctggaaAACCTGTTGAGCTGAGAATTATAACCAAAACTTTACAGCTGCAGCCGCAAACCAGTTGA
- the LOC117897379 gene encoding transmembrane protein 245 isoform X5, which yields MNRSEPIPIRRERSFDSVMNRLFRTRSQNHESFRAAMYNFLFVLGVCAFVAVCFILGPFVRPLLWAFLMGAVLFPFKRRLAESVHSWFQRLEERDSNVLVSIFLSPVEATEHCGRLLIGWLCEHWQLLLAGCGVASCIKLLVLYAPKGFIYAIWHWLTFSHGLFVRVIGFLNVFVIIALVLIYLSCVHFFWSPENSTQFVIAGQSMWIAIAGYLSSFLGALQVPVFLLVMAYVTASTAYHLKGSEGSGSYLERLKLLFDKNDFERSLSNFSLCGKASSERPVSAETLQSDVEDISLSDTVDSTDTFDVKPNETAEGHQSGTLLKLLLYACLANVLYRNIWMVILAAVPVLLHLIYKFGAYTGITDFVCGKINELYLGLRSWAIEHHSAVLPLCLPGVLELNYRIHTIVRDSLKSSVESVTSILMIIAMLFCIIILSVFFCVNIYSETIEVAYLTKDLINKTITDRPELIDILPANMQASIDDALDNAHHYGRRKIETYIDDWLADADKVHATKLKEQILDVWDRLIQYWVDFNKRGDSYGPRVPTDALKSTFGEIVDNPGHFKELVLVAKQGIIGWAQSNTQTILEVAESLWHIIRTNISMIMGVTGEILSLVLSGGQACIEFILDMIVFFTALFYLLSSSKEKYAPLQITKYLGYSTSGTKIVDGMENSITVVLVSMFKCSIFTGLFTWLVHTVFGARIVFLPSALAAILAAAPFLGSYWCAVPAFLELWLAQDRFYAGLILFLLQFFVPSTFETAIYADLKGGGHPYLNGLAIAGGMYWIGWQGAILGPLMLCFFIGIFEVAALAMRSNQDPPRRSSEEEATRTT from the exons ATGAACCGCTCGGAGCCCATTCCCATACGACGCGAGCGATCCTTCGACAGCGTGATGAATCGCCTGTTCCGCACACGCTCCCAGAACCATGAGAGCTTTCGCGCGGCAATGTACAACTTTCTGTTCGTGTTGGGCGTGTGCGCCTTTGTGGCTGTCTGCTTCATCCTCGGACCCTTTGTGCGCCCGCTGCTGTGGGCCTTCCTCATGGGCGCCGTGCTCTTTCCATTCAAGCGTCGGCTAGCGGAGAGCGTACACAGCTGGTTCCAGCGGCTGGAGGAGCGCGATTCCAATGTGCTGGTATCCATATTTCTGTCCCCCGTGGAGGCGACGGAGCACTGCGGCCGCTTGCTAATCGGTTGGCTCTGCGAGCACtggcaactgctgctggccggctGCGGTGTGGCAAGTTGCATCAAGCTGTTGGTGCTGTACGCGCCCAAGGGTTTCATCTACGCCATCTGGCACTGGCTCACCTTCTCGCATGGTTTATTTGTGCGCGTTATTGGCTTCCTCAATGTCTTTGTG ATTATCGCCCTCGTGCTGATATACCTAAGCTGTGTGCACTTCTTCTGGAGTCCAGAGAACAGCACACAATTTGTCATCGCTGGACAGTCCATGTGGATCGCGATAGCCGGCTACTTGAGCAGCTTTCTGGGCGCCCTGCAAGTGCCCGTCTTCCTGCTGGTCATGGCGTACGTGACGGCCTCCACGGCGTACCATTTGAAAGGTAGCGAAGGCTCCGGCTCGTATTTGGAACGCCTGAAGTTGCTGTTCGACAAGAACGACTTTGAGCGTTCGCTGAGTAATTTTAGTCTTTGTGGAAAGGCGAGCAGCGAGCGGCCGGTGTCCGCGGAGACGTTGCAGTCGGATGTGGAGGATATATCACTGAGCGACACGGTAGACTCCACGGATACGTTCGATGTGAAGCCGAATGAAACCGCGGAGGGCCATCAGAGCGGCACGCtgttgaagctgctgctgtacgcCTGCCTGGCCAATGTGCTGTACCGAAACATTTGGATGGTCATCCTGGCAGCcgtgccagtgctgctgcatttgatCTACAAATTCGGAGCGTACACGGGCATCACggactttgtgtgtggcaagatCAATGAGCTGTATCTGGGCTTGAGG TCCTGGGCCATTGAACATCATTCTGCTgtgctgccgctctgcctgCCGGGTGTGCTGGAACTCAACTATCGCATCCACACGATTGTGCGCGATTCGTTAAAGTCTTCGGTGGAGTCAGTCACCTCCATACTCATGATCATTGCCATGCTCTTCTGCATCATCATTTTGAGCGTGTTCTTTTGCGTCAACATTTATTCGGAGACCATCGAGGTGGCCTACCTGACAAAAGATCTAATTAACAAGACGATCACAGACCGTCCTGAGCTAATTGATATTTTGCCCGCCAACATGCAGGCGTCCATCGATGATGCGCTAGACAATGCGCACCATTATGGTCGCCGTAAGATTGAGACCTACATTGACGATTGGCTGGCAGACGCGGACAAGGTGCACGCCACCAAGCTCAAGGAGCAAATACTCGATGTGTGGGACAGACTCATACAGTATTGGGTGGACTTTAACAAGCGAGGCGACTCCTACGGGCCACGTGTGCCCACGGATGCGCTGAAGAGCACTTTTGGCGAAATTGTTGATAATCCAG GACATTTTAAAGAGCTAGTTTTAGTGGCGAAACAGGGTATCATCGGCTGGGCGCAGAGCAACACGCAAACCATACTGGAGGTGGCCGAGTCCCTGTGGCACATTATACGCACGAATATCTCGATGATTATGGGCGTGACTGGGGAGATCCTGTCGCTGGTGCTGTCTGGCGGTCAAGCGTGCATTGAGTTTATTCTGGATATG ATCGTCTTCTTCACCGCTTTGTTCTACCTCCTCTCGAGCAGCAAGGAAAAGTATGCGCCGCTTCAGATCACCAAGTACCTGGGCTACTCCACCTCTGGCACTAAGATTGTCGATGGCATGGAGAACTCCATCACGGTGGTGCTTGTCTCCATGTTCAAGTGCTCCATATTTACGGGCCTGTTCACGTGGCTGGTCCACACGGTGTTTGGTGCGCGAATTGTCTTTCTGCCCTCTGCGCTGGCAGCCATTCTGGCAGCGGCGCCATTTCTGGGCAGCTACTGGTGTGCGGTGCCCGCGTTTCTGGAACTCTGGCTGGCCCAGGATCGCTTCTATGCGGGTTTGatattgtttctgctgcagtTCTTTGTGCCCTCCACATTCGAAACGGCCATCTATGCGGATCTGAAGGG cgGTGGACATCCGTATCTCAATGGTCTGGCCATAGCGGGTGGCATGTACTGGATCGGCTGGCAGGGTGCCATATTGGGTCCCCTCATGCTGTGCTTCTTCATTGGCATCTTCGAGGTGGCCGCCTTGGCCATGCGCTCGAATCAGGATCCCCCCAG GCGCAGCTCAGAGGAGGAAGCCACGCGCACCACGTGA